GACCTTCTCGTTCAGGGGCCCCTGGAACACCCGAATCTCGAGAAGTTAAAGctaacagcctggatcctgaaaggcAGATCCTGAGAAGTAAAGGCCTTTCAGATAAGGTAATCTCAACCTTGCAGCAGAGCCGAAAACCGGTAACCTCTGCCATATACTTAAAGATATGAAAAAGGTTTTTATCATGGCTCGCAGACACTCATCCAGGAATCTCGGTCCCGTCTATAGGCTGCATTCTGGACTTTTTACAGGCAGGGTTCGACCTGGGCCTAAAGCCCAGTACCCTTAAGGTCCAGATTTCGGCTTTGAGTAGTTTTCTCGACACCCCTCTGGCCGACCACAGGTGGATTAGGAGGTTTGTTAAGTCGATTTCCAGGTTAAGACCCACTGTTAGACAGACGGTTCCCCCATGGGACTTAAATGTAGTCTTAGAGAGTCTTTGTAGGTCCCCCTTTGAACCTATTGACCAATTATCGGATAAAATGCTTTCCCTTAAAGCTGTCTTCTTACTAGCCATTACCACAGCTCGTAGAATTGGGGAGATTCAGGCCCTCTCCATCAGAGAACCATTCTTGAGGATTCTGGATGACAGAGTCATTCTGAAATTAGACCCATCTTTCTTACCAAAAGTGGTATCACCGTTTCACAGAGAGCAGGAAATAATTCTTCCCTCCTTTTGTACCTCCCCTAAGAATGCGAAAGAAGAAAGGTTCCATTGCCTCGACGTAAGAAGAACCATTCTCGCTTACCTTCAAAGGACGGAGCCGTGGAGAAGATCACAGAACCTCTTCGTTTCCTTTGGGGGAAAGAACAGAGGCAACAAGGCCTCGAAACAGACTCTAGCTCGCTGGATCAGAGACTTGATTCGAGAGACTTACTCACAGAAAGGACTTCCTTGTCCGTTTCCCTTAAGAGCCcactccaccagagcagtcgcatCATCGTGGGCAGAGAAAGCAGATGCTTCTGTAGAGCAGATTTGCAAGGTCGCAACCTGGTCCAGTTTCTCTACATTCATTAAGCACTATAGATTAGATTCCCTGGCCAACCAGGATCTGGCATttggtcgcaaggtccttcaggcTGTGGTCCCCCCCTAGTTGTTTAGCTGGTAGTTctccagtgggtactgtcatggagggacgtcctggaaacgaaggtttagtcttaccggtaaacggttttccaggagtccgacatgacagtacCCGTTATTTTCCCCCCCATAATTCTTTTCGGTTATTGCCAGGATCCTTAAAAATATCTTTCCGATGTGAGTCTAACATGGAAGTTTAATAAATATGTTGGATCCTATCTGGTGTAGTAATTGGAAAGAACACTGGTGGGAGGgtaggggaggggccttttaacctctcacgcttcctgtccctacagagatccaataggacatcctccagtgggtactgtcatgtcggactcctggaaaaccgtttaccggtaagactaaaccttcgtatctctggtacagtcacacgtagaggagatactgcagatatctctggcacagtcacacgtagagcagatactgcagatatctctggcacagtcacacgtagagcagatactgcagatatctctggtacagtcacatgtagagcagatactgcagatatctctggtacagtcaaatgtagagcagatactgcagatatctctggtacggtcacacgtagagcagatactgcagatatctctggtacagtcacacgtagagcagatactgcagatatctctggtacagtcacacgtagagcagatactgcagacatctctggtacagtcacacgtaggacagatactgcagatatctctggtacagtcacatgtagagcagatactgcggatatctctggtacagtcacatgtagagcagatactgcagatagTTTGTGGTATGGTCACACATACAGCGCTAATGTTGCATAGAAGCAATTTGGATTCGATTCAAATcaattccctcatctctacaTATTTTAGTGGATGAAACATAAGTATTTGCTTCAACTAGGGGGACCTTTTCCACTTATTTGGGTGCAGCTGAGATTTCATGTTCTCCTATAAGGAGTCGGGTCTTATTATGATACCGTTGTTCCTCAATTTGGGCCTCTCATGAACCAAGCTAATAAGCATGTCCACATTGGTGCTGAGCATTGTAGGACGCCGTTTTTGGCACAAAGATTGCCACCTCAGAAACTGCTAATTGGCTTTGGCACTCTGCTAGGCCAAGTAGAGGATTTGCAGAATATCTCCTGGCACTGGTCTGTGAAGAACATGTATCAGACACATATGACATCTGTGTTGTCAGTGCTTTTTACAAACCCGTTATGGGTTTGAAGTGTCCACAATTATGGACAAAAGAAGCCCATCCTTCCGTTGTTTCTCCATTTACTCATGGTCAGGTGCAAACACTTTAAAATCAGTGGATCAGCATGCTGTTTGTGGAGAACATGGATGAGACACATCTGCAATTCACTGATGTGTACATAAGCCCTAACTAAATGGTTGGACCCAAGAAGGgtctctgtcaccagtttatgcTGCCCTTCATTAGGCTGAAGGAGCCTGTGTAATATTTCAGATGGTACATTACACAGACTCTGGCTTCATTATGCTATGAGATATTTCCCAACTGTTCATTTCTTCTTTAGTTAAATGCGTGTAACCGCAGGCAGAATGTGGCTGCAGGGAGGACGGAGCACTTGGATGCGGGCAATAGGACGGGGCTTATATCAGTGTCAGGGATGGTTGGGCCTTATATGACTTTATCTGAGCAGGTACTATGGCTACATCATGGAATATACGGGGTTTGGGGGGACCCAGGAAACGAATGGCATAAATATAACTGACATATTGTATGTTTGCAAGAAACTCATTCAACCCCGGACACCACTTGTAGATTGGCAAAGCCGTGGATTCAGGGGGCGAGACACTCCTGCTGTACGTCGTCCTCTTTGGGTGTTCCCTTATTCATTCTGCAGTGGCAGAAGACTGGAACGGTTATGGACCTGGAAGGCAGGTTTGTTTTCACTGTTGcctacattaaccccttcaggacacgaCCCGGATGTGGAGAGAATCTTCTTTTATTGGTACAGTATCTTAAAGCAACATATATAACGCGTTTCGGGGGATATTGGCTTCACCTTCATCAGGTAAAGATTGCTTATACAGCTTATACAGCTCACATAAGgtcttttatattttaaaaaaaaaggtgccaagaAGGAGCCCGTTAATTGAATCCTTCTGACAGCTTCACTCACATGACTTCCCATGTGATCATGTGACTCCTTCATCTTAGTCACGTGAGTGTCAAGTCCCGATCACGTGACCTTGAGGGCAACAACATCCCTTTATAACGACTGTGGTTGACAACAACACTGATCGGTCACGTGACCGCAGCTGTGACCATGTGATCCTCTCCGTGAATATTATTGGCTACCCCTCGTAATGCTCTCGGTCCCTAAGAGAACGATCACTGATCTCAAATGGAAAAGACTGAAGCAGGACCATCtaaaaactgttttttataaagtagatttatttatttatttattcatgatTTTAATGGAGCCTTCTTTGTTGGATATTTTACCTAAGATCAAAGTATTAGCATTAATACATAAGCAAATGATGTACATTTGACAATTAGGGACAGCCCTCAATTAGTGGGCTCCTTATTTAAATATAAAAGACCTTATGTGAGCTGTATGTTTTGTATAAGCAATctttacctgatgaaggggaagccAATATTCCCAAAACACGTTGTATATTGTTTTAAGATACTGATTCTCAGGGTGATTGCGCCATGCGGTGATACCTACTGGACTTGTGAATTATCCTCCTGGGTGACGGGCATCTCCTGCATGGGGGCTGCACACCTAAGGACGCctacaatagagttgtgcctatgTGTAACACAACTCCATAAGGTAAGCCTCCAATTAGAGACCTTGACTAAGGTGCTACACCTTCAACGTACTTACCTTATGTTACACCTTTGTTGTTCGTTTGACAGCATTTTTGCCCTACTTCAAgtattttttcaaatctgacatgtgtcactttatgtggtaataactttggaacacttttacataTTGATACGATCCTCTCGGCAGGAGAGGGTGAAACCGCCGTTTAgaagaactccccccccccccccaaaaaaaacgagaccaagctctgtgttgagggtaaatcaGAATCCCCTTGACTGAGGGCTACCCggccgtatttatgcaggtccccatctggtggacactcccctaggggaccagatggaagactgtgacacaggacagatatgcagcaattcaggatacacagacacaatacatccccacaatgcatcatggtttcctcctctctgccctggagacaaccgaggagcaattcagttatctctcaggacaaagggaaattgccaatacacacgtggggacaacaggacagaaatcaccatttaaacatacaatgtcacaaccattccagtaaacacagacatttaacttaTCTCCAGATAggtcaagtctgagtgcatattattaggtgaatggcactcagaatacacgaatacaataaaatcaacatggagccaaagtctttaatttcacgaacaggctccatggcatagctatctgggtaccctcacataacatgcaatacaattccaaagacatatGGTTCTGTCACacatatccaagccattctgagattttctggTGACACGTTGTACTTTATGTTAAAGGGAAATTTGAGTCCATATGtgttatctttatttatttttaaaaaatccaaaatttaccaaaaagttggaaaaattccCTATTTTCAAAagttgaatttctctgctttccaGATggctagtgatacctcataacatAGTTATTAAATAACATTCCCCATACGTCTACTTTTGTGTTTGCATAATTTTGATAAGGCTTAGATTTTTAGAagcaaatgttctattttttaagaTAATTTCCAAAATTCACTTTCTTTAAGGACCAATTGAAcgttgaagtcactttgtgagtcttATGTAGTAAACACCacccataaatgatcccattttagaaaccacaccccctcaagttattcaaaactgattttacaaatgtggtTTTATAGTTTCATAAGAGTTAaaggaaaaatttcaattttttgcagactttacattttaatcaatttttctccTGTaagacagccaaacaaaactcaatatctgttaccctgattctgcagtttacagaaactgctatatgggcacacggcagagtgcagaagggaaggagcgccatatggtttttggagggcagacttTTCTGGAATCCTCTTCAGGagccatgttacatttgaaggCACACTAAGGTACCCCCACAGTAGAATCCCCCAAAAAGTGaaaccatttttgaaactacacccctcaacaaATTTATTCAGGGGTGTACTTTGACCCCACAAGATTTaaaagaatttagaaacacttgtttgtgacaataacattttttatttccacttccaataaaatgttgcataagctccccatttttcatttttacaaggggtaacaggtGAAAAACAAGTggcaacaccccatgtgtggtcataaactgttgtttgggcacacagcagggatcAGAAGAGAAGGAGTCCCATCTGGTTTTTGGAGGGTAGATTTTGTTGGAATGGTTTACAGGCGCTATGTTGCTATTGATCGGCCAATGGACACCAGACAGCCGTTTTCTGACAAAAATACATTTGCTTTATCATTCGTTTTATTTTGGGGCGCATACaacttttaatcactttttatttagctttttaggAAGCAGGATAAAGATAAGGAGGCAActctgccattgctttttgggatttgttactGGGGCGAACACCAGGTGGGAAAAATGACATGTTTCCACTATTCTGCTGGTCACTACGATTACAGGgataccaatatatatatatatttttatgttttactacttttgcgcaAAGCATTTTGTGTCactattttctgagagccatatttttttatttttctgccgatcggcTTGTTTGGaggatcattttttgcaggatgaaattacgtttttattggtactatttcggagtacatagtactttttgacCGTTCACTATTatgctttttgtaaggcaaggtgactaaaaatggctgtttttgtcttttttttattatgtggaaggggtgtatattaatttttttaacttgaaacttattttttttgttctgaaaaactttcttttttgtccctttgtgggacttcaactttgCAATGCAGTACACTacatgtgtattgtaatgcattggctgtcagtgtattaccagtgtaatacactgagaGCCTGCTTGCTTGTGAAACCAAGGgtgctgggtctcacaggcttctGTAGACGGCAAGCCCCTATGCCTGTGGACGGATTCAGGCTGCCTTCTCAGCCTTCGGGTCCCCATCACTGTGGGGGCTCCCTCCCCAAATGGGAcggggagggagccccctccctccacaAACCCTGtgcatgccgtggtcagcgctgaccgtggcatacagAGGGTTAAAGCGCCAGCATTGGTGTATTCAACTATGCCAGTAGATACAGCAGGGGCTTGGCTATCAGGAACAGCCAGACCACTTCCTGATACTCTGTTCATGCACAGCAGATGTCGAGAGGGGGTTAACTAATAATAATCTTAATTTATATATCCCCatcatattccgcagtgctttataATTCACTACATTTCTTATATCCCTCCCTCTGCCAACATGTTGCTTTTGCAAAAGGCAGCTCAATTTGTGGCTAAGTATCCAGATGTGAGATTGCTGTGTATGGGAGACCTTAATATGACTCTGGACCCTGAGCTAGATAAGTTCTGATAATTCTGGCCCCTTGCAGATTTTTGGGTGAGAGAGGCTGGGTTGACATACAGACAATAGTCATGCTTCACACCATCGGGGGGAGGGGGTTATTGATTATGTATTTGGAAACCTGTATGTCTCTTATGAGAGCGTTATTGATTATGGAGCGTTATGCTGATTTATATGCTTCCAGAGTGGATTATTCCCAAGAAGCATTGGGTGCATATTTGGGTAAAATCATCTTTCTGAAATTGGAGCCTGAGGACCAGTGCATTTTGGAGGACGACCTTACTCTAGTGGTCCAGGCTTCAATAAAAGGTTTAGCTAATGGAAAATCACCGGCCCCCGGTGGCCTCTAGAGGTCTATGGAATATACTTAAGAGATGCTGAGCTCTCAACTCCTTATCATGCATCAGTCCACTTTCAATGTAGGTGGTTTACCAGAGTACCTATATGATGCTACAATTGTGATATTACTGAAGCCAAACACCCACTAGAACGCAAACCTTATAGACCCATCTCATTACTTAACATTGACTACAAAATGCTCACCAAAATCCTAGCAAACAGGCTAAATATGGTCATAACATCTATTGTGCATGACGACTAATATAGTTTTATATTTGGACGCTCCACACATTATCAAGTAGAATTCAGGCAGTAGTTCAAGTGGAAGTCGTGGAGGGAAGGGAATTAGCCCTGGCATCCTTGGATGCCATCAAGGTATTTGATTAGGTGGAATGGGGCTACCTCCTGCATGTGTTGCAAAGTTCTTTACCAGACTTCTATCTTTACTTTCTAGCAGGCCAATAGAGGTAGTCATCATGGGTTACTAACTCTGGACTCCCTAACTCTGAATACTTGCTAAGTCAACATTTGCATATTGCTTCTCTCTGGATGGTATTGGAGAGGATTTCTAGGAGACCTCTCCCATTACATCGTCTAGTCAACCACGTTTGGAGGACTGCAATGGACCTGAGGCATTATGGAGACCTGCCTTCTGAAGCTGCTCTGTGGGATAATTTACTGTTTTGTCATATGTTAACTGTGGAGGGTACTGAGTTCTAGAAAAGGTTATGGGATACGGTCACTTGGGGATATATATAAAGATGGAGAGATTTTATAATTTACACAATTGCAGGAGCTATATGGTACACCACGTGAGCATTTGTTTAGATTCTTGCAGTTACGTCATGCACTCAAATATAGGAGTGCAATCTTCGTCTACCCCTTAATAGGAGTCTGTACTACCCAGGGACCGAGAGGTCTTATATTCATGTTGTATACTTATTTGATTGACCCTAGATTGGCTCTCACATCACTGCCTGTATTTCTCTTTAACTAGTGAGGAAGGACTGGATAACTGCAATAGAATCTCCGCTTATTTAGCCCCAATCAGACTCTATAGAACCACACGCCTCCCAAGTTCTAATGGCCATAGATGTAGTTGATCACAAGAGGATTTTTTTGGCATTTAATATGGACATGATTGTATGAGTTATTTTTGGTTGCGGACACCCTTTCGAGAGTTCTAATGTGTCCATtctctgctgactgagggaagagcgagcatcggacgtcactgggctcggcgcatgcccagtgacgaggatgaagctcctgccctcagtctcctgcagatcgcactggcgcagccctcagtgggtactgcgcctgtgcgagagttcgttcggccgtgagggaggagagggatgagaggctgtgggcggttagacagtcgcaaggaaggcgggctgggcactgtaagaggggcgttactgggctcactaaggggaacaaaacgcccctctgggcaccttcagggctaatttgcataaccataaaagtcgattttcacataaactactggatggattacaagatagaagagcacagccgattcaaggtaagctgtgctgcatgactgctttaaaatccgattttgggttaggggaggtgacagaatccctttaagttgtgtgACAAATTTTTGCAAATTCAATTTTCTATTACCATATCATTTAATTCCATTACCATTATTTACTGCTTGAATAAAGAAAAAGTATTGATATGGcagcatgtaaaaaaataaatacaaaatccaTTTGGTGTCCATCCTTTTCAACTGTGTCCCTCTGGACTCTCCTGCAGTGTGGGTGGAGGTAAGAAGAAGCAAGGTTCATGGGGATAAGTCATCTTCACTGCTCTGACAATAGACAAGGCTGTTATTTTCTTCCTTATATCCACAATGCTTTTCCTGCATGGATCGCGGTCACTGTTGATCTTAAGTAAATATAATTTGGGTGCTTGGAAGGGCCAGGCTAATTTTACCTCCCCAAAACACCCAATGTTTGTTGCTCTTTACCACGTtccataataataattatttttttgtgtgaattcTCAAAATTGTGTTTCAAAATTTGATTtcttaataaaaacattttttatatagaAAACATCAAGATGGCTTCTCTCtagtgtgacttctctgatgattCTTAAGACTGGTTGTagaaataaaacattttccacattctgaacatgaatacggcttctctcctgtgtgaactctctTATGTGTGACAAGTTGTGATTTGTAAGTAAAACATTTCTTGCATTCAGAACATGTgtttggcttctctcctgtgtgagtttgcTGATGTGCAGAAAGACTTGATTTACCTgcaaaacttttcccacattctatgcatgaatatggtttctctcctgtatgaattcTATGATGTACAACAAGACCTGATTgatttgtaaaacattttccacattctgaacatgaataaggcttctctcctgtgtgaattctctcatgtctaacaagatttgctctatttgtaaaacatttcccacattctgaacatgaatatggcttgcCCCTTGTGTGAATTTTCTTATGTGTAACAAGACTTGGTttgtctgtaaaacatttcccacattctgaacataaatacggcctctctcctgtatgaattctctcatgtctaacaagactcCATTTATCTGAACAATATCTtccgcattctgaacatgaatacatcTTTTCTCCTTTGTGTTTTTTCTCATGTATAACCAAATTTAActtatttgtaaaacatttctgacattctgaacatgaatacggtttctctcctgtgtgaactctcATATGTCTAACAAGTTGTGCATTATCAGGAAAACATTTGCTACATTCAGAACATgtgtatggcttctctcctgtatgagttTTATGATGTGCAGAAAGACTTGATTTAACTGCAAAacgttttccacattctgaacatgaatacggcttctctccagtgtgagttctctcatgtataacaagatttgattgatttgtaaaacacttcccacacaatgaacatgaatatggcttctcccctgtgtgaattcttgcatgtataacaagatgtgatttcagTGTAAAACATttgtcacattctgaacatgaatacggcttctctcctgtgtgaattctctcatgggtAACGCGTTGTGATCTatttgcaaaacatttcccacattctgaacatgaatatggcttctcccttgAGTGAATTTTCTCATGGGCAACAAGCCTTGGTTTGTCCCTAAAACATTTCCTACATTCTGAACAGGAGTACAGTTTTGCTTCTGTGTGAATTCTTCTGTGCATAAGAAGACCTGAGCGGTATGGAAACTGTTTTCCACATTCCCAGCACTGAAAACTTGTTTCCTCTTTCTGATCTGTACTTGTGGCACCAATCTGTaattggtcaggagaaggttcctcaCACTTAGCCGGATAATATGACAGATCTGTATTATGAAGTCCAAGATGTACATTTCTGGTAGTGAGGTTTTCTTGTGATGAGCACTGCACGAGATCTTCATCTTCTACTTTGTAATTCTGTGATAACATGACGCTTTCTTCAGCGTTCCTACTGAGATTTTCTGTGAGGATTCAAAATAGATTTAATGATTGTTTTTTAGCCACAATAGACAAATTTATAACATCCATATTGGTCTAAAAATACAGTTCTTTTTTTAGTCAAATCCAGAAGTGGACCCTGCAGGAAGATACCCTTCCTTTAGAGTTTCCATTATATAACATATATCAGTGATGACGTTCATGACTCTGCTCTACACTCAGGGATCACTTTTATTACATAAACCTAGACCTCATAAAACGCAAAAATTTGATAAGCATCGAAACCTTGTCTGGTAACCAGGACTGTCCTCTACCGATTTATTCAGCCCATCTATGCAACTTGGGCATCACTTTACTTCAAGGATTTATAGTGTCTATAGGATGGAATGACTTTGGTTGTGAGAGCACTGGTCTTTAAAGAGCTGGAGGGAGTGCTTGTATGCACCCTATGTGCTGAAGGGACAGGCCTTGTAATTCCAAGTGGTCACAGCACTCAACGGTAACCTGGCTTATTTAAGGGTGCACATCACGGTTGTATTCCTTGCTCCACCTCAGGAACCACACTTGTAGTATTTATACCAATAGACAGCACTCCAATTGGTTGATGTGATAATTAGTGAattttattcagccggacataATGATGCACAATGTACAATTATGGCAACGTTTGGGCTAAATGGTAGCCCTTTATCAGGCCAGGATCTGCCCACACACAAGGGAAGTCACAACTCCCTCCGCTcctgcacataacacaggggtcaCTGCCCGGAGTGCTACTTTACTGCAGCTCTAAGGTGGAGCCTCACCTGAAGAAACCTCCCAATTCATttcctccattcatgattccatacctgtggtcacatggactggaatgtcctcctccacctcactcttacacagGGGATCAAccatcatccgctcttcttcatcctccactttaatattagtcagatcttccccctgatttgtcatctgtaacaattcagtacaatacagcagacaggtgggaaatctaacagatccacataagagacccccacaatctatgacccctctatgactgcaggaccccccctatatagatgtgtatagggctcagctccatctacctgatggttctctgggagcttctcctctggacagtcctgggaatacagaggacggggacatctctcagggggatttccttctatgagtccatctgtaggaaacacacaggggcaggagagattattacatgtgatgatgagatgatgggagtagtatccgGGTGACCCATGACAGTCCCCCTCCTTAcactgctgatcgccccataaatccatctCCTCTTTTGCTTCTTCTTTAACCTCAACCTTAATATCCATCAGATTTTCATCCTGAACAAGAAAAATGTAAAGTGATCTTTGGTTCAATCATtttctggtcagattctggggagacttcagctccatctacctgatggttctctgggagtttctcctctagacagtcctgggaatacagaggacgtggacatctctcggggggatttctcctcctggatccatctgtggagacacaagcacacagtgactgaatacatggcctcctgtagatctgtctatagatcagactcttctctcagctccttcacttctaggtttagtAATTGGGGCCTAAATAACAATGTTCTGCTCTTCACCAACTTTCTGCTAAACCCAAGCTAATCCATTCAACCCACATAGAACTCCCAGGTTCGGAGCTGCTCTTCCATCCAGAGACTCTGCTTTCACTCCTCGCTCAGGGGGATCCATTCTCCACATGTGGAAGACACATAATAATAACTATGATCTCAGGAGCTTAAAATCCACAAGAAGATAGAGGAAACACAAGAGGAGGGAGTGATACATTGCTTTCACAGCCTTGTGAAGCCTTCCTGGCATGTCATAGTAGGCTGCCTGTTAAGCCATTCCTCTGGTATGGCTTGACAGGCAGCTAGTGAAaattccatagactgcaatagcaaatttcttgaaaataGTTTAGTCTCCAATTCAGAAGAGAGAGTGAGAAAACCTAGTATGCTACTCTGGGTTTCTGGCCAAAATATATGCATTGTATGGtgaaacgcatatgtgaaagtaaaATGAAATAGAGTCTTGATGAAAATTAAACATCCTAGCCCTGGTGGCCACAGGTAAGCATTATCCTTCTTGTTTACAAGGTTCTTTATTAGGCTCATCATGCTTAGAACTGAACAACCTTCCTGCTTGAGACTCCATGGTCCATAGGGTGTTCTTCAAATTGCCATCTGCTGCCCTAAGCCTCAGACAAACTGCTCTGTGACATGTCAGAGAGCCTCACAAGGACAACCAGCACTGAAGAGAACAAGCAAAAAAGACTGTGTAATACATTATGCCTTTGGTGTAACTTCACAGCGTACGTTATCTTACACTTGTGTGGcggaaataacctcgccactgggttttggaggggcctctTGCCTTAGGATTATCACCCATATACTAAAACTTTGAAAGAGAAGGCAGACCAGCCACACAGCCTAAATCTGCGGAacagttttgggcaggaaagccatgcttgtggtCAATCAAATGTGACTTCCGTGGAATttaggaacccctgctcggatctgggtgatttctaGATATGTTCGCCCAGATCAGAGTTATCCAGGGATGTATAATTTATGGGAATATGTGGGGCTTTGGGatattttctgtgttttgggggaaaatgtgtgttttctgcctgtgagtgattaagttagcccattgtgtttgttaattgtatcataggtagagcccattgtgtttgttaatcatatcacaggcagagccaattgtgtttggtaattgtatcacaggcagagcccattgtgtttggtaattgtatcacaggcagagcccattgtgtttggtaattgtatcacaggcaaagcccattgtgtttggtaattgtattgcGGGCAGAGCCCATTATGT
The genomic region above belongs to Bufo gargarizans isolate SCDJY-AF-19 chromosome 4, ASM1485885v1, whole genome shotgun sequence and contains:
- the LOC122933851 gene encoding zinc finger protein OZF-like produces the protein MLSQNYKVEDEDLVQCSSQENLTTRNVHLGLHNTDLSYYPAKCEEPSPDQLQIGATSTDQKEETSFQCWECGKQFPYRSGLLMHRRIHTEAKLYSCSECRKCFRDKPRLVAHEKIHSREKPYSCSECGKCFANRSQRVTHERIHTGEKPYSCSECDKCFTLKSHLVIHARIHTGEKPYSCSLCGKCFTNQSNLVIHERTHTGEKPYSCSECGKRFAVKSSLSAHHKTHTGEKPYTCSECSKCFPDNAQLVRHMRVHTGEKPYSCSECQKCFTNKLNLVIHEKKHKGEKMYSCSECGRYCSDKWSLVRHERIHTGERPYLCSECGKCFTDKPSLVTHKKIHTRGKPYSCSECGKCFTNRANLVRHERIHTGEKPYSCSECGKCFTNQSGLVVHHRIHTGEKPYSCIECGKSFAGKSSLSAHQQTHTGEKPNTCSECKKCFTYKSQLVTHKRVHTGEKPYSCSECGKCFISTTSLKNHQRSHTREKPS